The genomic interval GTCGGCCACGCCCTTCTTGACTGCGCCAATTACATCCCCAGCCTTGCCGACGCCGACGCCGACCTGGCCTTTCTCGTTACCGACGACAACGATGGCCCGGAAGCTGAGCTTTTTACCCCCCTTCACAACCTTAGTAACGCGGCGAATCTGAACGACGCGCTCCTGCCAGTCGGTTTTTTTCTCTTTGGTACGCGCTTCTTTGCGACGGTTTGCCATTTTCCCCAGCCTTATTTACATCAACAGAATTAGGTGTTTTCGATTTGCAACTGACGGCGTAAAACCTAGAGGCTCAAGCCAGCTTCCCGAGCTGCGTCGGCCAGAGCAGCCACTCGCCCGTGATATAGCTTGCCGCCCCGATCGAAGACAACCTGGGTGATGCCTGCCTTTAAGGCCCGTTCAGCCACCAGCTTGCCCACAACCGCAGCCGACTCCTGAGTCGCCCCCGACTCGTCTTTTAACACGT from Leptolyngbya sp. KIOST-1 carries:
- the rplR gene encoding 50S ribosomal protein L18, producing MKASRKELTRRRHARIRRRVFGTPERPRLAVFRSNQHIYAQIIDDTAHHTLVAASTVEPDVLKDESGATQESAAVVGKLVAERALKAGITQVVFDRGGKLYHGRVAALADAAREAGLSL